The Petrocella atlantisensis genome has a window encoding:
- the floA gene encoding flotillin-like protein FloA (flotillin-like protein involved in membrane lipid rafts), which yields MEQPIGMLLIVSLVVLFLAIFFSVIPVRLWIAAIASNVKVSIAGLIGMKLRRVKPNLIVLPLIRAVKANIDVDINQLESHLLAGGKVGRVVDALIAAHRAKLDLTFERAAAIDLAGRDVLEAVRMSVTPKVIETPLVVAVAKNGIEVKALAKVTVRANLERLVGGAGEETIIARVGEGIVTTVGSSESHKEVLENPDMISERVLNKGLDSGTAFEILSIDIADIDLGKNIGARLQAEQAEADKQIAQAKAEERRVFAIAREQEMKALVEEMNAKVVEAQAQVPLAIAEAFRKGNIGVMDYYNLKNIQADTTMRESIGDSDKEI from the coding sequence ATGGAACAACCCATTGGTATGTTACTCATAGTTTCGTTGGTGGTACTGTTTTTAGCCATATTTTTTAGCGTCATCCCGGTAAGATTGTGGATTGCTGCTATAGCATCTAATGTAAAAGTCAGTATAGCCGGATTAATAGGTATGAAATTACGCCGTGTGAAACCGAATCTTATCGTATTACCCTTGATTCGAGCGGTCAAAGCAAATATAGATGTGGATATTAATCAATTGGAATCACATTTATTGGCCGGTGGAAAAGTCGGTCGGGTTGTGGATGCGCTTATAGCAGCCCACAGAGCTAAGTTGGACTTAACATTTGAACGAGCAGCAGCTATTGATTTGGCAGGTCGTGATGTACTAGAAGCGGTCAGAATGAGTGTAACACCTAAGGTAATTGAAACACCTCTCGTTGTGGCGGTAGCCAAAAATGGTATTGAAGTCAAAGCATTAGCCAAAGTAACCGTTCGAGCCAACCTAGAAAGACTGGTTGGTGGTGCTGGTGAAGAAACCATCATTGCAAGAGTTGGTGAAGGTATTGTTACCACAGTCGGTTCAAGTGAAAGTCATAAAGAAGTTCTAGAGAACCCGGATATGATCTCAGAACGTGTCTTAAATAAAGGGTTGGACTCTGGAACGGCATTTGAGATTCTTTCAATAGATATTGCAGATATTGATTTAGGTAAAAATATCGGTGCAAGACTTCAAGCAGAACAAGCAGAAGCAGATAAACAAATCGCTCAAGCAAAAGCAGAGGAGCGACGTGTGTTTGCCATCGCAAGAGAACAAGAAATGAAGGCACTGGTTGAAGAAATGAACGCTAAAGTAGTTGAGGCTCAAGCACAAGTACCACTTGCCATAGCGGAGGCATTTAGAAAAGGTAATATTGGTGTGATGGATTATTATAATCTAAAGAACATACAAGCTGACACCACCATGCGAGAATCCATAGGTGATAGTGACAAAGAAATATAG
- a CDS encoding NfeD family protein codes for METLPILLIASGILLLIAEIFIPSFGVTGGIGIVAILAGVIMTTNTIAEGVVMFLVILLVAIILMYLAYKFIAAKRSPLIQKAQLNEEILKSDLSLLVGKTGIAVTALRPTGKGDFDGLELDVLTKGSFIQKGSNILIAEVEGKKIFVKGIE; via the coding sequence ATGGAAACATTACCCATTCTCCTCATAGCCAGCGGCATTCTATTGTTGATCGCCGAAATCTTTATACCAAGTTTTGGTGTCACAGGCGGGATTGGCATAGTTGCAATTCTAGCCGGGGTTATAATGACAACCAATACAATTGCTGAAGGCGTTGTGATGTTTTTGGTTATTTTACTGGTAGCCATTATTCTCATGTATTTGGCTTATAAATTCATTGCTGCAAAAAGAAGCCCCTTAATTCAAAAGGCTCAACTAAATGAAGAAATATTAAAAAGTGATTTAAGCCTACTTGTTGGTAAAACCGGAATAGCTGTAACAGCACTAAGACCAACAGGCAAAGGTGATTTTGATGGTTTGGAACTGGATGTCTTAACAAAAGGTAGTTTTATACAAAAAGGTTCCAATATTTTAATTGCAGAAGTGGAAGGTAAAAAAATTTTTGTTAAAGGTATAGAATAG
- the glgD gene encoding glucose-1-phosphate adenylyltransferase subunit GlgD, which produces MSRVLGIIITGGRKESMKELVAKRSVSAIPVGGKYRAIDFVLSNMINSGIDKVGVVTQYSFRSLMDHLGAGKEWDLDRRNNGLFMFPPYLAGENTGWYRGSADGMYSNISFLKRSTDEYVIIATGNCIYKMDFNLLVEAHEKQEADITVMYRDMSDFDPVELKEFGIIKLDDKGRIVDLREKPETPDGKLASLGVYILKRTLLIELLEESEAHGHYDFVKDILIRKLDKLNIMGYEYKGYWRSLSSISMFYNCNMDMINPEVRQELFNTDGKVFTKVKDETPTKYNEEAVVNHSIVADGCIIEGEVYDSVLSRGVKIGRGAVVRNSIIMQDTVIEPNATLDYVILDKEVIVKEGKTLKGERSFPIIVGKHVEI; this is translated from the coding sequence ATGAGTAGAGTTTTAGGAATCATTATCACAGGTGGAAGAAAAGAAAGCATGAAGGAATTGGTGGCAAAAAGATCAGTGTCTGCGATACCGGTAGGTGGAAAGTACAGAGCGATTGATTTTGTTTTATCTAATATGATTAACTCCGGCATTGATAAGGTCGGTGTTGTAACACAATACAGCTTCAGATCTCTCATGGACCATCTTGGAGCAGGTAAGGAATGGGATCTTGATCGTAGAAATAACGGTCTGTTTATGTTCCCGCCATACTTAGCAGGAGAAAATACAGGTTGGTACAGAGGATCTGCAGATGGTATGTACAGTAATATTTCCTTTTTAAAAAGGAGTACAGATGAGTATGTCATTATAGCTACAGGTAACTGCATCTATAAAATGGACTTCAATCTCTTAGTGGAAGCTCATGAAAAACAGGAAGCAGATATCACCGTTATGTACCGAGATATGTCCGACTTTGACCCGGTTGAACTTAAGGAGTTTGGTATCATTAAGCTTGATGACAAAGGACGCATTGTTGATCTGAGAGAAAAACCTGAAACGCCGGATGGAAAATTAGCATCTCTTGGTGTATATATTTTGAAGCGAACATTACTCATCGAACTTCTTGAAGAGAGCGAAGCGCATGGTCATTATGATTTTGTAAAAGATATCCTAATCCGTAAATTGGATAAGCTTAACATAATGGGGTATGAATACAAAGGCTATTGGCGTTCATTAAGTTCAATATCTATGTTCTACAATTGTAATATGGATATGATTAACCCAGAAGTTCGTCAAGAATTATTCAATACGGATGGCAAGGTTTTTACGAAAGTAAAAGATGAGACACCTACAAAATACAATGAAGAAGCAGTGGTTAACCATTCTATTGTTGCGGATGGTTGTATCATTGAAGGTGAAGTTTACGACAGTGTTTTATCAAGGGGTGTCAAGATTGGTCGAGGTGCAGTTGTTAGAAACAGTATTATTATGCAAGATACTGTGATTGAACCCAATGCGACTCTAGATTATGTGATTCTTGATAAAGAAGTGATTGTCAAAGAAGGTAAAACTCTAAAAGGGGAGCGAAGTTTCCCGATTATTGTAGGTAAACATGTGGAAATCTAA
- a CDS encoding glucose-1-phosphate adenylyltransferase: MATKELVGLLLAGGQGSRLGVLTSSTAKPAVPYGGKFRIIDFPLSNCINSGIDTVGVFTQYEPLELNAHIGIGKPWDLDRNNGGVTILSPYLKSENNDWFTGTANAVYQNIHYIDKVSPEYVVILSGDHIYKMDYAKMLAAHKKNEADATISVFEVPIEEASRFGLMHTDATNRILEFEEKPAKPKSNLASMGVYIFTWEILREYLIRDDHNEASEKDFGKNIIPMMLDENKRMFAYAFEGYWKDVGTIQSYWESNMDLIERVPDFNLFDHNWKIYTTNPVMPAHYIGPNGSVKKSIVAEGCMVYGTVRNSIIFPGVIIEEGAYIEDSIIMSNSVIGKNAKIYKSILAEKVVVGEGVEMGVGELVVNTIKPDIYNTGINVIAESAFIPDHAILGKNVVIHKCVDASDYATLNIASGGTVFKGGTRHE; encoded by the coding sequence ATGGCAACTAAAGAATTAGTGGGCTTACTACTCGCAGGCGGACAAGGCAGTAGATTAGGCGTATTGACATCATCAACTGCAAAGCCAGCCGTTCCATATGGTGGTAAGTTTAGAATCATTGATTTTCCTTTAAGCAATTGTATCAATTCTGGTATCGATACAGTAGGTGTATTTACCCAATATGAGCCTTTAGAGTTAAATGCCCATATCGGCATCGGTAAACCTTGGGATTTAGATCGTAATAATGGTGGTGTTACAATTTTATCACCCTATCTGAAGTCGGAGAATAACGATTGGTTTACAGGAACAGCTAATGCAGTGTACCAGAATATCCACTACATTGATAAGGTATCACCGGAGTATGTGGTCATTTTATCAGGTGACCATATTTATAAGATGGATTACGCTAAGATGTTAGCGGCGCACAAGAAAAATGAAGCCGACGCTACAATATCTGTTTTTGAGGTACCGATTGAAGAAGCTAGCCGTTTTGGACTTATGCATACTGATGCAACCAATCGTATTTTAGAGTTTGAAGAAAAACCGGCTAAGCCTAAGAGCAATTTAGCATCTATGGGTGTTTATATTTTTACATGGGAAATTTTACGAGAATACTTAATTCGTGATGATCATAACGAAGCATCTGAAAAAGACTTTGGTAAGAATATTATCCCAATGATGCTCGATGAAAACAAAAGAATGTTTGCTTATGCTTTTGAGGGCTATTGGAAGGATGTTGGTACCATTCAATCCTATTGGGAATCCAACATGGATTTAATCGAGCGTGTACCGGATTTTAATTTATTTGACCACAATTGGAAAATATATACAACCAATCCAGTTATGCCTGCTCATTATATAGGACCAAATGGTAGTGTGAAAAAATCAATAGTCGCAGAAGGTTGCATGGTTTATGGAACAGTTAGAAATTCGATTATTTTCCCGGGTGTCATTATAGAAGAAGGCGCATATATAGAAGATTCTATCATTATGTCCAATTCAGTCATTGGTAAAAATGCTAAGATTTATAAAAGTATTCTTGCTGAAAAAGTGGTTGTAGGTGAGGGCGTAGAAATGGGTGTTGGTGAACTGGTGGTCAATACAATTAAGCCTGATATTTACAACACAGGTATTAACGTTATTGCCGAAAGTGCTTTCATACCGGATCATGCCATACTTGGAAAAAATGTCGTTATCCACAAATGCGTTGATGCCTCAGACTATGCTACATTGAATATAGCTTCCGGCGGAACAGTATTTAAAGGGGGTACGAGACATGAGTAG
- the fba gene encoding class II fructose-1,6-bisphosphate aldolase encodes MLVSATEMLRKAKAGKYAVGQFNINNLEWTKAVLLTAQENNSPVILGVSEGAGKYMGGYNTVMGMVKGMMKDLNITVPVAVHLDHGSLDGAKKCIEAGFTSVMFDGSHYDIDENVEKTKEIIELAHSKGISVEAEVGSIGGEEDGVIGNGEIADPQECKRINDLGVDMLAAGIGNIHGAYPDNWAGLSLDTLEEIQKLTGDRPLVLHGGTGIPDKMVRDAITLGVSKINVNTECQWTFAAATRKYIEEGKDKVGKGFDPRKLLAPGFEAIKATVKEKMDLFGSINQA; translated from the coding sequence ATGTTAGTATCTGCAACGGAGATGTTGAGAAAAGCGAAGGCAGGGAAATACGCAGTAGGACAATTTAATATCAATAATTTGGAATGGACAAAAGCGGTTTTATTAACGGCACAAGAGAACAATTCACCGGTTATTTTAGGTGTATCAGAAGGTGCCGGTAAGTATATGGGTGGATACAATACCGTTATGGGTATGGTCAAAGGTATGATGAAAGATCTTAATATTACTGTACCTGTTGCGGTTCATCTGGATCACGGTTCATTGGATGGTGCCAAAAAATGTATTGAAGCCGGATTTACTTCAGTTATGTTTGATGGTTCTCATTACGATATCGATGAAAATGTAGAAAAAACCAAAGAAATTATAGAATTGGCACATTCAAAAGGTATTTCTGTAGAAGCGGAAGTTGGCTCTATTGGTGGCGAAGAAGACGGTGTCATCGGAAACGGTGAAATTGCTGATCCACAAGAATGTAAAAGAATCAATGATTTGGGTGTAGATATGTTAGCAGCAGGTATTGGAAACATTCACGGTGCCTACCCTGATAATTGGGCAGGTCTTAGCCTAGATACGCTTGAAGAGATTCAAAAGTTAACAGGCGACCGTCCTCTTGTACTGCATGGTGGTACTGGTATTCCTGATAAGATGGTTAGAGATGCCATTACTTTAGGCGTATCTAAGATTAATGTTAATACAGAATGTCAATGGACTTTTGCAGCAGCAACAAGAAAATATATTGAAGAAGGAAAAGACAAAGTTGGCAAAGGTTTTGACCCTCGTAAATTACTTGCACCAGGTTTTGAAGCGATTAAAGCAACAGTAAAAGAAAAAATGGATTTATTTGGATCAATTAACCAAGCATAA
- the purH gene encoding bifunctional phosphoribosylaminoimidazolecarboxamide formyltransferase/IMP cyclohydrolase, translating into MRALISVSDKTGIVEFAKALRALDVDIISTGGTAKVLEAEGVEVIGISDITGFPECLDGRVKTLDPHIHAGLLARRDNKEHMAQIEKLGVTPIDLVVVNLYPFKATILKEGVQLDEAIENIDIGGPTMLRSAAKNYQDVSVIVDPADYEVVLDELKTGKKVKKETNFYLSSKVFEHTSSYDTLIATYMRKQRGATELPEVMTMTFEKVQDMRYGENPHQQAAFYKEVGNTKGMLTDAVQLHGKELSFNNINDTHGALELCKEYTEPTVVACKHANPCGVGSGTDVYEAYMRAYSSDPKSIFGGIIVANREIDSKTALEINKIFIEIVVAPSYSAEALKLLREKKNIRLLQLENIEVKQPDTAYDLKKVSGGLLVQTIDNVLYEGALEVVTDRKPTPEEMEDLKFTWKIVKYAKSNGIAIGKNKQSLGVGPGQVNRIWACNQAIDHCKEALGDGILKGASLASDAFFPFSDCVEAAAAAGITAIIQPGGSMKDQESIDACNKYGIAMVFTGMRHFKH; encoded by the coding sequence ATGAGAGCATTAATTAGTGTTTCAGACAAGACGGGCATTGTAGAATTTGCAAAAGCTTTAAGAGCATTAGACGTAGACATTATTTCCACGGGCGGAACTGCTAAGGTACTAGAAGCGGAAGGCGTTGAGGTCATTGGTATATCGGATATCACCGGGTTTCCTGAATGTCTGGATGGTAGGGTCAAGACATTAGATCCACACATTCATGCAGGACTATTGGCAAGACGTGATAACAAAGAGCATATGGCGCAAATCGAAAAACTGGGTGTAACACCCATAGATCTTGTTGTCGTGAATTTATATCCTTTTAAAGCAACCATTTTAAAAGAAGGTGTACAGCTAGACGAAGCCATAGAAAACATTGATATTGGTGGACCGACCATGTTACGATCTGCAGCAAAAAATTATCAAGACGTATCGGTTATTGTTGATCCGGCAGACTATGAAGTCGTGCTTGATGAATTAAAGACTGGAAAAAAAGTAAAAAAGGAAACCAATTTCTACTTAAGTTCAAAGGTCTTTGAGCATACCAGTAGCTATGATACACTCATTGCTACTTATATGAGGAAGCAAAGAGGCGCAACTGAATTACCGGAAGTAATGACCATGACCTTTGAAAAAGTTCAAGACATGCGCTATGGGGAAAATCCCCACCAACAAGCAGCTTTTTACAAAGAAGTTGGGAATACAAAAGGTATGCTAACCGATGCCGTTCAGCTTCATGGTAAAGAACTCTCTTTTAACAACATCAATGATACCCATGGTGCCCTTGAATTATGTAAAGAGTACACTGAACCAACAGTTGTAGCCTGTAAGCATGCAAATCCATGTGGCGTTGGTAGTGGTACAGATGTATACGAAGCATATATGAGAGCTTATTCCTCAGATCCTAAATCCATTTTTGGTGGCATCATCGTAGCCAATAGGGAAATTGATTCAAAAACAGCCCTTGAAATCAACAAAATATTCATCGAAATCGTTGTAGCACCAAGTTATAGTGCAGAAGCCCTTAAGCTATTAAGAGAGAAGAAAAATATTCGCTTATTACAACTTGAGAACATTGAAGTGAAACAACCAGATACTGCCTATGACTTAAAGAAAGTCAGTGGTGGGTTGTTGGTTCAAACCATAGACAACGTGTTATACGAAGGTGCGTTAGAGGTTGTAACGGATCGTAAACCAACACCTGAAGAGATGGAAGATCTGAAATTCACTTGGAAAATCGTGAAATATGCTAAATCCAACGGAATAGCCATAGGTAAAAACAAGCAATCACTTGGTGTCGGACCGGGTCAAGTCAATCGGATTTGGGCTTGTAATCAAGCTATTGATCACTGTAAGGAAGCTCTCGGTGATGGGATATTAAAGGGTGCATCTTTGGCCTCTGATGCTTTCTTCCCTTTTTCGGATTGTGTAGAGGCAGCAGCTGCTGCGGGCATTACAGCCATCATTCAACCTGGCGGATCTATGAAAGATCAGGAATCCATTGATGCATGTAACAAATATGGTATAGCTATGGTCTTTACTGGCATGAGACATTTTAAACACTAA
- the pflB gene encoding formate C-acetyltransferase, which translates to MMKQWIGFNQGEWNATINVRDFIVKNYTPYEGDDGFLKPATHRTTEMINRLDALRLEEEKCGGVLSIDTQTVSSLLTFKPGYLDKENEKIVGLQTDEPLKRAMNPFGGIRLTRSACEAYGYKLSQKVEEEFTYKTTHNDGVFRAYTDEMKNARRIGIITGLPDAYGRGRIIGDYRRVALYGIDYLIRKKKEDQTALGQGLMDVDNIRLLEEVYRQIDFLKKLKKMAAAYGDDISGPAETAMEAIQWTYYGYLGAIKEQNGAAMSLGRVSTFLDIYIERDFALERLDEVSAQELMDDFVIKLRMARQLRTIEYNELFAGDPLWITEAIGGMGMDGRTLVTKNSYRMLNTLYNLNPSPEPNMTVLWSKDLPEAFKKYCAKVSIETDSVQYENDDLMRERYKDDYAIACCVSAMELGKQMQFFGARCNMPKILLLAINGGMDEATGIRIGPEMEPMDSLVLDYEAVKERFEIYHNWLCKLYVNTMNIIHYMHDKYAYEKLQMALHDTHVERHMAFGMAGLSVMADALSAIKYGKVEPIRNEEGYIYDFRTSGDFPTFGNNDDRVDQIAVDLTTNFIHELKKNKTYRNAEHTLSILTITSNVVYGKKTGATPDGRRSGEAFAPGANPMHRRDQNGALASLSSVAKIPYDSCRDGVSCTFSIQPQALGKEEGSKQSNLVGILDGYFDAKAHHLNVNVLNKEKLMDAMAHPEKYPNLTIRVSGYAVNFNRLSKEQQLEVIGRTFHDVI; encoded by the coding sequence ATGATGAAACAATGGATTGGTTTTAACCAAGGTGAGTGGAACGCAACAATTAACGTACGAGATTTTATTGTGAAAAATTATACACCCTATGAAGGTGACGACGGTTTTTTAAAGCCGGCAACACATCGCACGACTGAAATGATCAATCGACTGGATGCCCTAAGACTAGAGGAAGAAAAATGTGGTGGTGTTCTGTCGATTGACACTCAAACAGTATCTTCACTACTTACCTTCAAACCAGGCTATTTGGATAAAGAAAATGAGAAGATTGTTGGACTTCAAACCGATGAACCTTTAAAAAGAGCGATGAACCCTTTCGGTGGCATTCGATTGACTAGAAGTGCGTGTGAAGCCTATGGCTATAAGCTGAGTCAAAAAGTGGAAGAAGAATTCACTTACAAAACGACCCATAACGACGGGGTTTTTAGAGCCTATACCGATGAAATGAAGAATGCCAGGCGCATCGGGATCATCACAGGATTACCGGATGCTTATGGTCGAGGTCGGATTATCGGTGACTACAGGCGTGTAGCTTTGTATGGTATTGATTATCTCATACGGAAGAAGAAAGAAGACCAAACAGCATTAGGTCAGGGCTTGATGGATGTGGACAATATACGCTTGCTGGAGGAAGTTTATCGACAGATTGATTTCTTGAAAAAACTTAAAAAAATGGCAGCAGCTTATGGAGATGATATTAGTGGTCCTGCCGAGACGGCTATGGAAGCCATACAATGGACATACTATGGGTATCTTGGTGCCATAAAAGAACAAAATGGTGCTGCCATGAGCCTGGGACGTGTTAGTACATTCTTAGACATATATATTGAGAGAGACTTTGCTTTGGAAAGATTAGATGAAGTATCAGCCCAAGAGCTAATGGACGATTTTGTTATAAAATTAAGAATGGCAAGACAACTTAGAACGATTGAGTATAATGAACTTTTTGCCGGAGATCCTTTATGGATTACAGAAGCAATTGGTGGTATGGGTATGGATGGGCGTACATTGGTAACAAAAAATAGCTATAGAATGCTCAATACTTTGTACAATCTAAACCCTTCTCCGGAACCGAACATGACAGTTTTATGGTCCAAAGACCTACCTGAAGCCTTTAAAAAATATTGTGCCAAAGTCTCTATTGAAACAGATTCGGTTCAATATGAGAATGATGACTTAATGCGTGAGCGCTATAAGGATGACTATGCAATTGCCTGTTGCGTATCAGCCATGGAACTTGGCAAACAGATGCAGTTTTTTGGTGCCAGATGTAATATGCCAAAAATCTTGCTATTGGCCATAAATGGCGGTATGGATGAAGCAACAGGCATTCGAATAGGACCGGAAATGGAGCCAATGGACAGTCTTGTTTTGGATTATGAAGCGGTTAAAGAACGCTTTGAAATCTATCACAATTGGTTATGTAAGCTCTATGTTAATACGATGAACATTATTCATTACATGCATGACAAATATGCTTATGAGAAATTACAAATGGCCTTACACGATACCCATGTTGAACGCCATATGGCTTTTGGAATGGCTGGTTTATCCGTTATGGCAGATGCCTTAAGTGCCATAAAATATGGGAAAGTTGAACCGATTCGGAATGAAGAAGGTTATATTTATGATTTTAGGACTTCAGGTGATTTCCCCACATTCGGCAATAATGATGATCGGGTAGATCAGATTGCCGTAGATCTGACCACCAACTTTATTCATGAATTGAAGAAGAACAAAACTTATAGGAATGCGGAGCATACATTGTCTATTTTGACCATAACCTCCAATGTGGTGTACGGTAAAAAAACAGGTGCCACACCGGATGGAAGAAGATCTGGAGAAGCCTTTGCACCAGGTGCTAACCCAATGCATAGAAGAGACCAAAATGGTGCCCTTGCCTCATTGAGCTCGGTAGCAAAAATCCCTTATGATAGTTGTAGAGACGGCGTATCCTGTACTTTTTCAATTCAGCCACAAGCCCTTGGAAAAGAAGAAGGTAGTAAACAATCTAATCTTGTAGGGATCTTGGATGGTTATTTTGATGCCAAAGCCCATCATCTTAATGTGAATGTGTTAAACAAAGAAAAGCTCATGGATGCCATGGCTCATCCGGAAAAATATCCGAATCTGACCATTCGTGTTTCAGGTTATGCAGTGAACTTTAACCGACTTAGCAAAGAACAACAATTGGAGGTCATAGGAAGGACCTTCCATGATGTGATATAA
- a CDS encoding NCS2 family permease → MEKFFKLKEHGTNVSTELLAGLTTFMTMAYILIVNPNILSATGMDKNALFTATAVAAIVGTLCMALFANYPFALAPGMGLNAYFAFSVVIGLGYSWQVALTAVFVEGIIFILLTAVNIREALFNAIPLNLKYAVSAGIGLFIAFIGFQNAGIVVNDDATLVALGNLTSLPVVLSIIGILLTGLLVVKKVKGAILIGILGTWILAMISELIGWYVPDFVATFPTIPSAIMQAPPSLAPIFFQLDFSQVLTLDFMVVVFAFLFVDLFDTLGTLIGVSSKAGFLDEKGNLPKAKQALFADAVATTVGAVLGTSTTTTYIESAAGVSDGGRTGLTAVSTAALFAIALFFSPIFLAVPAFATAPALIIVGFYMMESVAKITFSDYSEAIPAFLTMIVMPLTYSISDGIVFGFVSYTIINLLIGKTNKLSLLMYIVSILMVVNFII, encoded by the coding sequence ATGGAAAAATTTTTTAAACTGAAGGAACATGGCACCAATGTAAGTACGGAACTATTGGCAGGATTAACAACGTTTATGACAATGGCGTATATCCTCATTGTTAATCCAAATATTCTAAGTGCCACAGGCATGGACAAGAACGCACTTTTTACAGCAACAGCAGTAGCAGCAATTGTAGGAACCTTGTGTATGGCGCTTTTTGCCAATTATCCATTTGCTTTGGCACCTGGGATGGGTCTGAATGCTTACTTTGCTTTTAGTGTTGTTATTGGCCTTGGCTATTCTTGGCAGGTTGCGTTAACGGCGGTTTTTGTTGAAGGTATTATCTTTATTCTTTTAACAGCGGTAAATATTCGAGAAGCCTTGTTTAATGCCATACCGCTCAACTTGAAATATGCGGTAAGTGCCGGTATTGGTCTTTTTATTGCTTTTATTGGTTTCCAAAATGCCGGTATTGTCGTTAATGATGATGCGACATTGGTTGCTCTTGGGAATCTAACTTCTTTACCGGTGGTGTTATCAATTATCGGTATTCTACTAACAGGACTTTTGGTTGTTAAAAAAGTGAAAGGTGCCATCTTAATTGGTATCTTAGGCACTTGGATTCTAGCCATGATCAGTGAATTAATAGGTTGGTATGTACCTGATTTTGTTGCTACCTTCCCAACCATTCCATCGGCTATTATGCAAGCACCCCCTTCGCTGGCACCTATTTTCTTCCAGTTGGATTTCAGTCAAGTATTGACCTTGGACTTTATGGTTGTAGTTTTTGCTTTCTTATTTGTAGATTTATTCGATACCCTAGGTACCTTAATTGGTGTTTCCAGCAAAGCCGGTTTCTTAGATGAAAAAGGTAATTTACCAAAAGCCAAACAAGCTTTATTTGCGGATGCAGTAGCGACAACTGTAGGTGCTGTTCTTGGTACTTCAACAACAACCACTTATATAGAGTCAGCAGCAGGTGTTTCAGATGGCGGTAGAACCGGATTAACAGCCGTATCTACAGCGGCACTTTTTGCCATAGCTTTATTCTTCTCACCGATATTTTTGGCTGTACCGGCATTTGCTACAGCACCAGCACTGATTATAGTCGGCTTTTATATGATGGAATCTGTAGCCAAAATAACCTTTAGTGATTATTCTGAAGCGATTCCTGCATTCTTAACCATGATTGTAATGCCATTAACTTATAGCATATCAGATGGTATTGTTTTCGGTTTCGTATCTTATACCATCATCAACTTATTAATCGGTAAAACAAATAAACTAAGTCTTTTAATGTATATTGTTTCCATATTGATGGTTGTCAATTTCATCATTTAA